From a single Arachis hypogaea cultivar Tifrunner chromosome 3, arahy.Tifrunner.gnm2.J5K5, whole genome shotgun sequence genomic region:
- the LOC112791219 gene encoding ras-related protein Rab7 produces the protein MDISHKKRTLLKVILLGDSGVGKTSLMNQYVYRKFSQHYKATIGADFVTKELQVDDKLVTLQIWDTAGQERFNSLGAAFYRGADCCVLVYDVNAHKTFDTLNNWHDEFIKQADLNDHEAFPFVLLGNKVDVDGGNSRKVTEKKAREWCASRGNLPYFETSAKEGYNVEEAFLNVAKIASENEHTQDIYFPGISETVSEAEQRGGCAC, from the exons ATGGACATTTCCCACAAGAAGAGAACCTTGCTTAAGGTCATACTCCTTGGTGATAGTGG GGTTGGGAAGACTTCTTTGATGAACCA GTACGTTTATAGAAAATTCAGCCAGCATTATAAAGCCACAATTGGTGCTGATTTTGTCACAAAGGAGCTACAAGTAGATGATAAACTCGTCACTTTACAG ATTTGGGATACAGCAGGACAAGAAAGGTTCAATAGTTTAGGTGCTGCATTTTATAGAGGTGCAGATTGTTGTGTTTTGGTGTATGATGTAAATGCACACAAGACATTTGACACACTAAACAATTGGCATGATGAGTTCATTAAGCAG GCAGATTTGAATGATCATGAAGCATTTCCCTTTGTGTTACTTGGGAACAAGGTTGATGTAGATGGTGGGAACAGTAGAAAG GTGACTGAGAAGAAAGCTAGGGAATGGTGTGCTTCTAGAGGGAACCTACCATACTTTGAAACCTCTGCCAAAGAAGGATACAATGTTGAAGAGGCATTTTTAAACGTAGCAAAAATTGCATCAGAAAACGAGCACACACAAGACAT TTATTTTCCCGGAATATCTGAAACTGTTTCGGAAGCAGAACAAAGAGGTGGCTGTGcatgctga